A window from Acinonyx jubatus isolate Ajub_Pintada_27869175 chromosome E1, VMU_Ajub_asm_v1.0, whole genome shotgun sequence encodes these proteins:
- the LOC106972589 gene encoding keratin, type I cytoskeletal 13, with product MSCRIQSSSASYGGGFGGGSCQLGGGRSISTCSSRFVSGGSAGGYGGGMSCGFGAGAGSGFGGGFGGGFGGGLGGGFGGGFGAGFGDFGGSDGGLLSGNEKLTMQNLNDRLASYLDKVRALEEANADLEVKIRDWYQKQSPSSPERDYSHYYKTIEDLRDKILAATIDNNRVVLEIDNARLAADDFRLKYENELALRQSVEADINGLRRVLDELTLTKTDLEMQIESLNEELAFLKKNHEEEMKEFSSQLAGQVNVEMDAAPGVDLTRVLAEMREQYEAMAEKNRRDAEEWFHSKSAELNKEVSSSTAMIQTSKTEITELRRTLQGLEIELQSQLSMKAGLESSLAEMECRYAMQLQQIQGLIGGLEAQLSELRSEMECQDQEYRTLLDIKTRLEQEIATYRSLLEGQDARMTGLPSSGGSTGVTGTTASPPSRRISDTRKP from the exons ATGAGCTGCCGCATACAGAGCTCCTCCGCCAGCTATGGAGGTGGATTCGGGGGCGGCTCTTGCCAGCTGGGAGGAGGCCGCAGTATCTCCACCTGCTCATCACGCTTTGTCTCTGGGGGATCAGCTGGGGGCTACGGGGGCGGCATGAGCTGCGGCTTCGGTGCAGGGGCTGGTAGTGGTTTTGGCGGAGGCTTCGGAGGGGGCTTTGGAGGTGGCCTTGGAGGTGGCTTTGGTGGGGGTTTTGGCGCTGGCTTTGGTGACTTTGGTGGCAGCGATGGCGGCCTCCTCTCCGGCAACGAGAAGCTCACCATGCAGAACCTCAACGACCGGCTGGCCTCCTACCTGGACAAGGTGCGCGCCCTGGAGGAGGCCAACGCCGACCTGGAGGTGAAGATCCGGGACTGGTACCAGAAGCAGAGCCCCAGCAGCCCGGAGCGGGACTATAGCCACTACTACAAGACCATCGAGGACCTGCGGGACAAG ATCCTGGCGGCCACCATCGACAACAACCGGGTCGTTCTGGAGATCGACAATGCCAGGCTGGCTGCGGACGACTTTAGGCTCAA GTATGAGAACGAGCTGGCCCTGCGCCAGAGCGTGGAGGCCGACATCAACGGCCTGCGCAGGGTGCTGGACGAGCTGACCCTGACCAAGACCGACCTGGAGATGCAGATCGAGAGCCTGAACGAGGAGCTGGCCTTCCTGAAGAAGAACCATGAGGAG GAGATGAAGGAGTTCAGCAGCCAGCTGGCCGGCCAGGTCAACGTGGAGATGGACGCGGCCCCGGGCGTGGACCTGACCCGCGTGCTGGCGGAGATGAGGGAACAGTACGAGGCCATGGCCGAGAAGAACCGCCGGGACGCCGAGGAATGGTTCCACAGCAAG AGTGCAGAGCTGAACAAGGAGGTGTCTTCTAGCACCGCCATGATCCAGACCAGCAAGACAGAGATCACAGAGCTCAGACGCACCCTCCAGGGCCTGGAGATTGAGCTGCAGTCCCAGCTCAGCATG aaagCCGGGCTGGAGAGCTCGCTGGCGGAGATGGAGTGCCGCTATGCCATGCAGCTGCAGCAGATCCAGGGGCTCATCGGCGGCCTGGAGGCCCAGCTGAGCGAGCTCCGCAGCGAGATGGAGTGCCAAGACCAGGAGTACAGGACGCTGCTGGACATCAAGACGCGGCTGGAGCAGGAGATCGCCACCTACCGCAGCCTGCTGGAGGGCCAGGACGCCAG gATGACTGGCTTACCCTCCTCAGGAG GAAGCACCGGCGTCACTGGCACCACTGCCTCCCCTCCCAGTCGCCGCATTTCCGACACCCGTAAGCCTTAA
- the KRT15 gene encoding keratin, type I cytoskeletal 15: MSTTFLQTSSSTFGGASARGGSLWAGGGGFGGGSLYRGGGGRSISASSARFVSSGSGGGYGGGGMSCGFGAGAGSGLGGGFGGGLGGGIAGGLGGGFGGGFGAGFGDFGGGDGGLLSGNEKLTMQNLNDRLASYLDKVRALEEANADLEVKIRDWYQKQSPSSPERDYSHFYKIIEDLRDKILGAKIDNSRVILEIDNARLAADDFRLKYENELALRQSVEADTNGLRRVLDELTLTKTDLEMQIESLNEELAFLKKNHEEEMKEFSSQLAGQVNVEMDAAPGVDLTRVLAEMREQYEAMAEKNRRDAEAWFFSKTEELNKEVASNTEMIQTSKTEITDLRRTLQGLEIELQSQLSMKAGLESSLAETECRYATQLQQIQGLIGGLEAQLSELRSEMECQDQEYRTLLDIKTRLEQEIATYRSLLEGQDTRMAGFGTREASLGGGGGKVRVNVEETVDGKVVSSHKREV, encoded by the exons ATGAGCACCACATTTCTGCAGACTTCTTCCTCCACCTTTGGGGGTGCCTCTGCCAGAGGGGGTTCCCTCTGGGCCGGGGGAGGCGGCTTTGGTGGGGGGAGTCTCTATAGGGGCGGTGGAGGCCGCAGTATCTCGGCTTCTTCTGCTAGGTTTGTCTCCTCGGGGTCCGGAGGGGGCTACGGCGGCGGCGGCATGAGCTGCGGCTTCGGTGCAGGGGCTGGTAGTGGTTTGGGCGGAGGCTTCGGAGGTGGCCTCGGAGGAGGCATAGCAGGTGGCCTTGGAGGTGGCTTTGGTGGGGGTTTTGGCGCTGGCTTTGGTGACTTTGGTGGCGGCGACGGCGGCCTCCTCTCCGGCAACGAGAAGCTCACCATGCAGAACCTCAACGACCGGCTGGCCTCCTACCTGGACAAGGTGCGCGCCCTGGAGGAGGCCAACGCCGACCTGGAGGTGAAGATCCGGGACTGGTACCAGAAGCAGAGCCCCAGCAGCCCGGAGCGGGACTACAGCCACTTCTACAAGATCATCGAGGACCTGCGGGACAAG ATCCTGGGGGCCAAGATCGACAACTCCCGGGTCATCCTGGAGATCGACAATGCCAGGCTGGCGGCAGATGACTTCAGACTCAA gTATGAGAACGAGCTGGCCCTGCGCCAGAGCGTGGAGGCCGATACCAACGGCCTGCGCAGGGTGCTGGATGAGCTGACCCTGACCAAGACCGACCTGGAGATGCAGATCGAAAGCCTGAACGAGGAGCTGGCCTTCCTGAAGAAGAACCACGAGGAG GAGATGAAGGAGTTCAGCAGCCAGCTGGCCGGCCAGGTCAACGTGGAGATGGACGCGGCCCCAGGCGTGGACCTGACCCGCGTGCTGGCGGAGATGAGGGAACAGTACGAGGCCATGGCCGAGAAGAACCGCCGGGACGCCGAGGCCTGGTTCTTCAGCAAG ACGGAGGAGCTGAACAAAGAGGTGGCCTCCAACACAGAGATGATCCAGACCAGCAAGACAGAGATCACGGACCTGAGACGCACTTTGCAGGGCCTGGAGATCGAGCTGCAGTCCCAGCTCAGCATG AAAGCCGGGCTGGAGAGCTCGCTGGCGGAGACGGAGTGCCGCTATGCCACGCAGCTGCAGCAGATCCAGGGGCTCATCGGCGGCCTGGAGGCCCAGCTGAGCGAGCTCCGCAGCGAGATGGAGTGCCAAGACCAGGAGTACAGGACGCTGCTGGACATCAAGACGCGGCTGGAGCAGGAGATCGCCACCTACCGCAGCCTGCTGGAGGGCCAGGACACCAG GATGGCTGGCTTTGGCACCAGAGAAG CATCCCTGGGAGGTGGTGGCGGCAAAGTTCGCGTCAACGTCGAGGAGACAGTGGACGGGAAGGTGGTTTCTTCTCACAAGAGAGAGGTCTGA
- the KRT19 gene encoding keratin, type I cytoskeletal 19 encodes MASYTYRQLATTSSLGGPGSGSLRFAAGNVFRAPSIHGGSGGRGVSVSSARFVSSSSGGYGSSFAGGLAGSDGLLSGNEKLTMQNLNDRLASYLDKVRALEEANGDLEQKIRDWYQKQGPGPSRDYSHYFKTIEDLRDKILGATIENSKIVLQIDNARLAADDFRTKLEMEQALRQSVEADINGLRRVLDELTLARTDLEMQIEGLKEELAFLKKNHEEEVSALRGQVGGQVSVEVDSAPGIDLAKILSDVRSQYEVMAEKNRKDAEDWFTSRMEELNQEVAGHTEQLQMSKTEVTELRRTLQGLEIELQSQLSMKAALEGTLAETEARFGAQLAQIQALVSSMEAQLSDVRADTERQNQEYQQLMDIKSRLEQEIATYRSLLEGQDAQYNNLPTYKAL; translated from the exons ATGGCTTCCTACACTTACCGCCAGTTGGCCACCACCTCGTCCCTCGGGGGCCCGGGCAGCGGCTCCCTGCGCTTCGCGGCGGGAAATGTCTTCCGCGCGCCCAGCATCCATGGGGGTTCGGGCGGCCGCGGCGTGTCCGTGTCCTCCGCCCGCTTCGTGTCCTCGTCCTCCGGGGGCTACGGCAGCAGCTTTGCGGGCGGCCTGGCCGGGTCCGACGGCCTCCTCTCCGGCAACGAGAAGCTCACCATGCAGAACCTTAACGACCGGCTGGCCTCCTACCTGGACAAGGTGCGCGCCCTGGAGGAGGCCAACGGCGACCTGGAGCAGAAGATCCGCGACTGGTACCAGAAGCAGGGGCCTGGGCCCTCCCGAGACTACAGCCACTACTTCAAGACCATCGAGGACCTGCGGGACAAG ATTCTCGGTGCCACCATCGAGAACTCCAAGATCGTCCTGCAGATTGACAATGCCCGTCTGGCTGCCGATGACTTCCGAACCAA GCTTGAGATGGAGCAAGCCCTGCGCCAGAGCGTGGAGGCCGACATCAACGGCCTGCGCAGGGTGCTGGACGAGCTGACCCTGGCCAGGACTGACCTGGAGATGCAGATCGAAGGGCTGAAGGAGGAGCTGGCCTTCCTGAAGAAGAACCACGAGGAG GAAGTCAGTGCCCTGAGGGGCCAGGTGGGTGGCCAGGTCAGCGTGGAGGTGGATTCCGCTCCGGGCATCGACCTTGCCAAGATCCTGAGTGACGTGAGAAGCCAATATGAGGTCATGGCTGAGAAAAACCGAAAGGATGCTGAAGACTGGTTCACCAGCCGG ATGGAGGAGCTGAATCAGGAGGTGGCCGGCCACACAGAGCAGCTGCAGATGAGCAAGACGGAGGTCACCGAACTGCGGCGCACCCTCCAGGGTCTGGAGATTGAGCTGCAGTCGCAGCTAAGCATG aAAGCCGCCCTGGAAGGCACGCTGGCAGAAACAGAGGCCCGCTTTGGAGCCCAGCTGGCCCAGATCCAGGCTCTGGTCAGCAGTATGGAAGCCCAGCTGAGCGACGTGCGTGCGGACACTGAGCGGCAGAACCAGGAGTACCAGCAGCTCATGGACATCAAGTCACGGCTGGAGCAGGAGATCGCCACCTACCGCAGCCTGCTGGAGGGACAGGACGCCCAGTACAACAACCTGCCCACCTATAAGGCTCTCTGA